A window of Mercenaria mercenaria strain notata chromosome 16, MADL_Memer_1, whole genome shotgun sequence contains these coding sequences:
- the LOC123541029 gene encoding uncharacterized protein LOC123541029 isoform X2, with amino-acid sequence MDDISWKRVGLAVVVGGTAAMVGGPVVVSALGFKAGGIAAGSVAANMMSSAAIANGGVIAAGSTISVLQSAGVLGFSVKSSALIAGVAGGGTALVTGVTKDSNNEKNVDDSIVDGTRSKSFTDGTSYIMTNATSILQSAGALGSYIKPSFLTTKVAGDGRALDTGVTKDRNKEEILSVDVSRDPALYGLELPKQEVTSKKKIEKILMA; translated from the exons ATGGACGATATATCGTGGAAACGAGTAGGACTCGCAGTGGTGGTTGGTGGTACGGCCGCAATGGTAGGAGGTCCCGTGGTTGTGTCTGCTCTCGGATTTAAGGCGGGTGGGATCGCCGCCGGGTCAGTGGCAGCAAATATGATGTCGTCTGCAGCGATAGCAAATGGCGGAGTAATTGCAGCCGGAA GCACTATTTCGGTCCTACAGTCGGCAGGGGTACTGGGATTTTCAGTAAAATCTTCAGCCCTTATTGCCGGGGTAGCTGGAGGTGGCACAGCTCTAGTGACTGGCGTCACAAAAGACAgtaacaatgaaaaaaatgtagaTGATTCAATTGTGGATGGGACACGTAGCAAGTCATTCACGGACGGAACCAGTTACATCATGACGAATGCGACATCCA ttttacagtCGGCAGGTGCACTGGGCTCGTACATCAAACCTTCGTTCCTCACAACCAAAGTAGCCGGAGATGGCAGAGCTCTAGATACCGGCGTTACAAAAGACAGAAACAAAGAAGAAATA TTATCAGTGGATGTGTCAAGAGATCCAGCTCTTTATGGCCTGGAACTGCCGAAACAGGAGGTGAcgtcaaaaaagaaaattgaaaaaatcttAATGGCatga
- the LOC123541029 gene encoding uncharacterized protein LOC123541029 isoform X1: MDDISWKRVGLAVVVGGTAAMVGGPVVVSALGFKAGGIAAGSVAANMMSSAAIANGGVIAAGSTISVLQSAGVLGFSVKSSALIAGVAGGGTALVTGVTKDSNNEKNVDDSIVDGTRSKSFTDGTSYIMTNATSILQSAGALGSYIKPSFLTTKVAGDGRALDTGVTKDRNKEEIVGDTKWKLIVDGSKSVMGGASDVMARATPLISGCVKRSSSLWPGTAETGGDVKKEN, from the exons ATGGACGATATATCGTGGAAACGAGTAGGACTCGCAGTGGTGGTTGGTGGTACGGCCGCAATGGTAGGAGGTCCCGTGGTTGTGTCTGCTCTCGGATTTAAGGCGGGTGGGATCGCCGCCGGGTCAGTGGCAGCAAATATGATGTCGTCTGCAGCGATAGCAAATGGCGGAGTAATTGCAGCCGGAA GCACTATTTCGGTCCTACAGTCGGCAGGGGTACTGGGATTTTCAGTAAAATCTTCAGCCCTTATTGCCGGGGTAGCTGGAGGTGGCACAGCTCTAGTGACTGGCGTCACAAAAGACAgtaacaatgaaaaaaatgtagaTGATTCAATTGTGGATGGGACACGTAGCAAGTCATTCACGGACGGAACCAGTTACATCATGACGAATGCGACATCCA ttttacagtCGGCAGGTGCACTGGGCTCGTACATCAAACCTTCGTTCCTCACAACCAAAGTAGCCGGAGATGGCAGAGCTCTAGATACCGGCGTTACAAAAGACAGAAACAAAGAAGAAATAGTAGGTGATACTAAGTGGAAATTAATTGTAGATGGAAGCAAATCTGTTATGGGCGGAGCAAGTGACGTCATGGCGCGTGCCACACCAC TTATCAGTGGATGTGTCAAGAGATCCAGCTCTTTATGGCCTGGAACTGCCGAAACAGGAGGTGAcgtcaaaaaagaaaattga